In Zingiber officinale cultivar Zhangliang chromosome 1A, Zo_v1.1, whole genome shotgun sequence, the DNA window ATAGGATTTTTCACTGGGAAGATAAGTCTGCGTGTCTCATGGAGGCATTTATCCTTTGTGCTTTTATCCTTTTTTCTATATTAATACTTATATCACCTGGTAGTTTATCCATCTGCTAGATGGATTCTTTTCTCTACTTATAGAGATTATTTTCCTATCAAATTATTTCGCAAGCATGATAATTGGATTTCATTACTTCATATGCGTTACACTTGCTTGCATTAACCTTGAGAAGCATGACTTTCAAATCTAGATGCTAATTTGTAAATCTTGAAAAAAGCATCAAAATGCTTGTCCAAAAACCATTGCACTACTGTTTTTTCTAGTGAAATTGGGCCTTAGTCAAGCTATGTATTGGTTGCAGTAACCTTCTGATCACTTGGAAGCTATTGAAACATTATGAGTTTGGCAGCCAGTGTTATTCtctattgttgttattattctcTAATTGTTCCTCAATATGCACTATATATGTTATCGACAGAGAGTGCTCATTCCATAATAAAACGTTTGGTTTATTTAGCTGAATGCAAATGTTAATATATCGATCATTAGATTATTTATGTGGAAGCATGTGAGAGTGGCAGTATCTTTGAAGGTTTAATGCCAGAAGACCTTAATGTATATGTGACAACAGCATCCAATGCTGTTGAAAGCAGCTAGGGAACTTACTGTCCTGGGATGGatcctccaccaccaccaccggAATATATGACTTGCCTTGGTGACTTGTACTGCGTTGCATGGATGGAAGACAGGTTTGAGTTTTATACCAAAACAAGTCATATCTGTTGTCAAGTTCAAAAGGTCTAAAcattttattgcattttattttttttttttcatgttaatGGGCTGACATTAGATTGTTTGGTTCCGCtaaggaatattttttttaaatgtatttccttCTTCagtgattttgtttcttttgagatGAAACAACAAAGAGGCATTGAAGTACAACAAATTGGATTAGAGCATCGAATCCAAGTTCAATTGTTGAATTTTCTGATTAGTAACCTAGTTTTAATTACAAGATGTTAGTGCATTACAGAATAGCTACACTTTTAAGTCTTGCTAATGACATagctttatttgtttaaaatttcccCAAGAAAATTTTGCTTCGGACATTAAATGCTTTTTACCTTTTACTCTTCTCAAAGCCATAACTTGGTCTTTCTTGAAAAACTTTGTCAAGAAATTAGCGTGTGGTTACTGTTGTCATAATAACAGAATGTAAATTTTACTGCTGCAAAAGTCATATCTTGGTTCTTAATTTTGACACAGCCTGGTGTGCTAACTCATTTAAAAGATAAAAAGGAGCCAGAACTTCCATTTGTAATGGTATTCCTATTTTTAAGGGTATAAATCCTCCAAACATAGGAGCCTTTTCAATATGATGGCATTGCTAACCTTCTAATTATATTTATGGCAGTGAGAATCACAATCTAAAGGATCGAACTCATCGACAATCTAATTTTTGGATCGGATGTTGCACCTTTAGTCCTCAAAACCGTGAGGCCATCTGGTCAGGCTCTGGTTGATGATTGGGTTTGCTTGAAATCAGTGGTAAATATTGTGCTCTAGCGTATTCATCTTCACAATCTATTTTATTAAACATGACCATGTGTTAACAAAAAACCTTAGGTCCAAGCATTCGAGTTGCATTGTGGATCGCTCACTCAATATGGCATGAAGTATATGCGAGCTTTCGCAAACATATGTAACGAGGGTGTCTCGAAGGATGGGATGGAAGAAGCTTGTGGTAATGTCTGTGGAAGCTACAACTCAGCTAAGTGGAGTCCCTTTATCCATGGCTACAGTGCATGATCTTGTATCTCAAAATTGCACGTCTAGTGCAATGTAAGCTCATTAGTGCTCATACATAAATATATACACACTGGCAGTAGGAATAGTCATATGCTTACTTAAACTTGTTCAAGGGTATTGTTTCAGATAGTtatatgcaattttgaaagctggaaatggtaaagatgcaattttgaaagctggaaatggtaaagattCAGTATGCAGTTGGTCTCAATTAGTTCGGATATGGTTTGTTGGTCAAGTTTTTACTTAAATTCaactattattttattaaagCTTCTTTTATGGTTCTTTAGCATCAAGAGGTTTACCTTGTATTGAAACTTTTGTTGCATATATTTCTTGATTCATAAATTTTCAGTGTATATTTCTAATACTCTTGAGTAAATTCCATTAATGCCTCCTTATTGCAAGATACTAGTTTTAGTGAATCTAACTTGTTATAATTTTTCCATTTTGTCATAACCAGATTGAAAGTTGCTAATACTTTACCTCCCTTAGGAATCATCATTAGCAGAGTTACCTTTGTGGGTTATGATCCATACATATTTCTTAGAAGAATTGCACGATATTTCATCCAATATCATCATAGGGAAGCAAAATATCAAATTTTGCAGATAATTTACTTCTGTGATCCCGCAATGAGTTGTATTTGTATCATATGTTTATTTGCAGATTTGTACTTGTAGGTACGAATATAGATGGGCGGATGGTGTGCAAACAAATAAACCTATTGAAGTCTCAGCACCAAAGTATGTTGAGTACCTGATGGAGTGGATTGAAGTTCAGCTCGACGATGAATCTATTTTCCCTCAAAAGCTCGGTAGAGCCTGTCGATCCAAGTGTTCAATTAATCATTCTTCtaatacaacaacaactaagGGAGCTTAAATTGTTGATCTTCATTATCTGATGTTTTTTTTTAGGAACACCTTTTCCTGCAAACTTCAAAGACGTCGTGAAGACAATATTCAAGCGGTTGTTCCGTGTTTACGCACACATTTATCACTCTCATTTCCAGAAGATTGTGAGCCTCAAGGAAGAAGCACATCTCAACACCTGCTTCAAGCATTTCATTCTTTTCACTTATGTAAGTGCCTACCTCCGCTTAAAATTTCATTGCTTTCGTCAACCTTTCATACCCATTTGAGAATCGACATGTTCATGTTATTGTGACGCAGGAGTTTGGGTTGATCGACAAGAAGGAAATCACCCCGCTGCAGGAGCTGATTGAGTCCATCGTTCTATAAGTTTGTTGCTAATCTAAAGCACTTAAATGATCTTTCAGGTAATCAATCTTATTTCACTGCTAAGTTTCTCTCGAGTGGCTTGTATATTGATGATGCATTGTTTATTACACATAATTAATGAGTAAATATTAATATGATTTTATTTGACCCACCTCCACCACCTGTTCCTTGTGGCTCTGAATCAAGAAATTTTGCTGCCACACCTCCCGCCCTCTGCCAGCGTGGTGAGGgctcgagagagagagagggaggcaGAAAGCGGTAGAATTGTATCATTAGGGTAAAATTTGAATCCTATGAGGACGCTTGGGGCCGGCAGTGGAGGAGGCACTTGGAGTGAGGTTACATtattgcatctttaccatttccagctttcaaaattacatctttactaatatattatttatgtatttttacagtttacaaatctcaactactctagagttgaaattgatgaagtgcggttcgattgggcggaatgcatgctagattacatttgaagtgcggttctaccttgatgtgttgttaaaagaatgttctatcttgattttgatatctattagttagcttttgatgtaaaaagaatgtttgggtattttatggatactgttgtaagaagattatttatataatttatgaatatttgtgtattttatggatattattgaatgaagaatatttgtataatttgtaaatatttgtgtattttttttgttattgtcggttttaaaatcaaatttgcgctgttaaaaaatatacatattacatcggttttccactgctgcaaaaccggtgttattaactaatattacatcggtcatttaccgctgccaaaactggtgttattaacatacaatattacatcggttttacaccgttgatgaaacggtgtcgttaagtgatactacaccggttaataaccgattcgaagaccgttgtcgttaagtgatagtacaccggttttaacccgatgtctaaaatggtagacttttaacatcggcttcatagacatcggtcgaaaatgaaatagacaccggtggaaaaccgatgtctatgaagatttttgttgtagtgcgtaactgggtggactataaaggtgattactgggtatgtaataaattatgcggagggatgtgagtgatgtagatgggatctatctctcctatatgatgggagcaacatcgatattcttgatagagtgagaccacgaagtgcatggccatgcccaaatgagtcaatatgaga includes these proteins:
- the LOC121998854 gene encoding MOB kinase activator-like 1A is translated as MGWKKLVVMSVEATTQLSGVPLSMATVHDLVSQNCTSSAILKVANTLPPLGIIISRVTFVVVFVSYVYLQICTCRYEYRWADGVQTNKPIEVSAPKYVEYLMEWIEVQLDDESIFPQKLGTPFPANFKDVVKTIFKRLFRVYAHIYHSHFQKIVSLKEEAHLNTCFKHFILFTYEFGLIDKKEITPLQELIESIVL